Proteins found in one Oryza glaberrima chromosome 4, OglaRS2, whole genome shotgun sequence genomic segment:
- the LOC127769785 gene encoding SPX domain-containing membrane protein OsI_17046 has protein sequence MVNFGKKLMADQVEEWKGYYINYKLMKKMLKQYVQQTQLGGKDREQVLKEFSRILDEQIERIVLFLLQQQGHLANRIEELGEQRAALLEQHDISQVSQLREAYREVGRDLIKLLRFVDMNATGIRKILKKFDKRFGYRFTDYYVTTRANHPYSQLQQVFKQVGIVAVVGALSRNLAYLQDHEGSVLSIYDHPSVTLKDPIIDQVNHAVQKLTHATSFLQFLGQHALIIQEDVQSGSEDLVDDQSYHFMSLILNLVNTFLYMVNTYIIVPTADDYAVSLGAAATVCGVIIGSMAVAQVFSSVYFSAWSNRSYFRPLVFSSIMLFAGNLLYALAYDLNSLTVLLIGRLLCGLGSARAVNRRYISDCVPLKIRLQASAGFVSASALGMACGPALAGLLQTRFKIYSLTFDQSTLPGWVMCIAWLVYLLWLWISFKEPGHFAKSSDTAQPAESGHQVNANLEEGLAQPLLTGSEEGQDQNAEDNDDNEEESKNSHGPATSISSAYKLLTPSVKVQLLIYFMLKYAMEILLSESSVITTYYFNWSTSAVAIFLAILGCTVLPVNAIVGSYITNLFEDRQILVASEIMVLIGIIMSFRYTPHYSVPQYVLSALITFVFAEVLEGVNLSLLSRVMSSRLARGTYNGGLLSTEAGTLARVVADATITAAGYLGPDLLLNITLLPPLVICIASLVATFCTYNTLY, from the exons ATGGTTAATTTTGGAAAGAAGTTGATGGCTGATCAAGTAGAAGAATGGAAAGG ATACTATATTAACTACAAATTGATGAAGAAAATGTTGAAGCAATACGTTCAGCAGACCCAACTTGGTGGAAAAGATCGAGAGCAAGTACTTAAAGAGTTCTCAAGAATTCTTGATGAACAG ATTGAAAGGATTGTACTTTTTCTGCTACAACAACAAGGCCACCTTGCTAATAGGATTGAGGAATTGGGAGAACAGCGTGCTGCTCTTCTAGAACAGCATGATATATCCCAAGTTTCTCAACTACGAGAGGCTTATAGAGAAGTTGGGCGAGATCTTATAAAGCTTCTCCGTTTTGTTGATATGAATGCTACTGGTATAAGGAAGATTCTAAAGAAATTCGATAAGCGCTTTGGCTATAGGTTTACAGACTATTATGTCACCACTCGTGCAAACCATCCTTATTCTCAGCTTCAACAAGTCTTTAAGCAAGTG GGGATTGTAGCTGTTGTAGGAGCTTTATCGCGCAACCTTGCATATCTGCAAGATCATGAAGGAAGTGTTTTGTCCATCTATGATCATCCATCAGTTACCTTAAAG GACCCTATCATAGACCAAGTAAATCATGCGGTACAAAAACTTACACATGCGACGAGTTTTCTGCAATTCTTAGGTCAACATGCACTTATCATCCAAGAGGACGTGCAAAGTGGGTCGGAGGATCTTGTCGATGATCAAAGTTACCATTTCATGTCTTTGATACTCAACCTAGTGAACACCTTTCTTTACATGGTGAACACATATATCATTGTGCCAACTGCTGATGACTACGCTGTAAGCCTTGGAGCTGCAGCGACAGTTTGTGGCGTAATCATCGGATCAATGGCAGTTGCTCAAGTGTTCTCCTCAGTTTATTTCAGTGCATGGTCAAATAGGTCATACTTTAGACCTCTTGTATTCAGTAGCATCATGTTATTCGCTGGGAATCTGCTATATGCATTAGCATATGACCTGAATTCTCTGACAGTTCTCCTGATTGGCCGGCTACTATGCGG GTTAGGCTCTGCAAGAGCTGTGAACCGTCGATATATCAGCGATTGTGTGCCTCTCAAAATCAGGCTACAGGCCTCTGCAGGATTCGTCAGTGCTAGTGCTCTTGGCATGGCATGTGGCCCTGCTCTTGCTGGTTTACTCCAGACAAGATTTAAGATATACTCACTCACTTTTGATCAGAGCACGTTGCCTGGGTGGGTCATGTGCATTGCTTGGCTTGTTTACTTGCTGTGGCTGTGGATATCATTCAAAGAGCCGGGACACTTTGCTAAGAGTTCAGACACTGCACAGCCTGCTGAATCTG GCCATCAAGTCAATGCTAATCTGGAGGAAGGTCTAGCGCAACCATTGCTTACAGGCTCAGAAGAGGGACAAGACCAAAATGCTGAGGATAATGACGATAACGAAGAGGAGTCTAAAAATTCTCACGGGCCAGCAACTTCAATCAGTTCAGCATACAAATTGTTGACACCATCTGTGAAG GTCCAGCTATTGATATACTTTATGCTCAAGTACGCTATGGAAATCTTGCTCTCTGAATCAAGTGTCATCACCACATACTATTTTAACTGGTCTACAAGCGCTGTGGCTATCTTTTTAGCGATTCTTGGGTGTACTGTTCTCCCTGTCAACGCCATTGTTGGAAGCTACATTACAAATTTATTCGAGGACAG GCAAATTTTGGTGGCATCTGAAATCATGGTCCTCATTGGTATAATCATGAGCTTCCGTTACACCCCTCACTACTCCGTTCCGCAGTACGTCTTGTCCGCTCTCATCACATTTGTGTTTGCTGAGGTCCTCGAAG GAGTGAACCTGTCGTTGCTTTCACGAGTAATGTCGTCGAGGCTCGCGCGAGGAACCTACAACGGCGGCCTCCTGTCGACAGAGGCCGGGACGCTGGCCCGTGTAGTTGCAGACGCGACGATTACCGCGGCGGGTTATCTAGGCCCGGACCTCCTGCTCAACATCACTCTGCTGCCACCTCTTGTCATCTGCATAGCCTCCCTCGTTGCAACATTCTGCACATACAACACCCTGTACTAA
- the LOC127769787 gene encoding protein HOTHEAD-like, with protein sequence MASDMDTTRALAILAATSFVAMLACVQAAGDESYTFMKDAVQSPQVSYYDYIIVGGGTAGCPLAATLSQRFRVLLLERGGSPYDDERIGNMTRFADTLSDTSPSSPAQRFVSEDGVINSRPRVLGGGSCINAGFYTRASDEYVRGLGWDLEATTAAYRWVEDVVAFQPELGPWQSALERGLLEAGIAPQNGFTFDHLGGTKVGGSIFDAEGRRHTAADLLRYARTDGIDVLLRARVAKILFNVRAGRRPVAHGVVFHDSEGQMHRAYLSNGRGNEIILSAGAMGSPQLLMLSGVGPADHLRSFGITLVLNQPAVGQGMSDNPMNAIYVPSPSPVEVSLIQVVGITEVGSYIEGASGANWGVRRSGSGGDRPHRNFGMFSPQTGQLATVPPKQRTPEAIARAAEAMSQLDDTAFRGGFILEKILGPLSTGHLELRNRNPDDNPSVTFNYFAHPEDLRRCVAGVSVIERVIRSEAFANFTYPYFSVETLLNMTAGFPVNLRPRHDNDSTSLEQFCKDTVMTIWHYHGGCQVNRVVDAEYRVIGVDALRVIDGSTFNASPGTNPQATVMMLGRYMGVKIQNERLGNEGLGRRNL encoded by the exons ATGGCGTCCGACATGGACACCACACGAGCGCTGGCCATCTTAGCGGCCACAAGCTTTGTTGCAATGCTAGCATGTGTACAGGCGGCAGGAGACGAGAGCTACACGTTCATGAAGGACGCGGTGCAGTCGCCGCAGGTGTCGTACTACGACTACATCATCgtgggcggcggcacggccgggTGCCCGCTCGCGGCGACGCTGTCGCAGCGCTTCCGCGTGCTCCTGCTTGAGCGCGGCGGCTCGCCGTACGACGACGAGCGGATCGGGAACATGACACGCTTCGCGGACACGCTGTCCGACACGTCCCCCTCGTCGCCCGCGCAGCGGTTCGTGTCCGAGGACGGCGTGATCAACTCGCGCCCGCGGGTGctgggcggcggcagctgcatCAACGCCGGGTTCTACACGCGCGCCAGCGACGAGTACGTGCGTGGACTCGGGTGGGACCTCGAGGCGACCACGGCGGCGTACCGGTGGGTGGAGGACGTGGTGGCGTTCCAGCCGGAGCTGGGTCCCTGGCAGTCGGCGCTGGAGAGAGGGTTGCTGGAGGCCGGGATCGCGCCGCAGAACGGCTTCACGTTCGACCACCTCGGCGGGACGAAGGTCGGCGGCTCGATCTTCGACGCCGAGGGGCGGCGCCACACGGCCGCCGACCTGCTCCGGTACGCCCGCACCGACGGCATCGACGTGCTGCTCCGAGCCAGAGTGGCCAAGATCCTGTTCAACGTCAGAG CTGGAAGACGGCCAGTGGCGCACGGGGTGGTGTTCCACGATTCCGAGGGGCAGATGCACAGGGCTTACCTCAGCAACGGCCGTGGCAACGAGATCATCCTCTCGGCGGGCGCCATGGGCAGCCCGCAGTTGCTGATGCTCAGCGGCGTCGGCCCCGCCGACCACCTCCGCTCGTTCGGCATCACGCTCGTCCTCAACCAGCCGGCCGTCGGCCAGGGCATGTCCGACAACCCCATGAACGCCATCTACGTGCCGTCGCCTTCCCCGGTCGAGGTGTCGCTCATCCAGGTGGTCGGCATCACTGAGGTCGGGAGCTACATCGAGGGCGCCAGCGGCGCCAACTGGGGCGTCCGgcgctccggctccggcggcgacaGACCGCACCGCAACTTCGGCATGTTCTCTCCACAG ACGGGGCAGCTGGCCACGGTACCACCGAAGCAGCGGACGCCGGAGGCCatcgcgcgcgcggcggaggcgatgaGCCAGCTCGACGACACGGCGTTCCGCGGCGGCTTCATCCTGGAGAAGATCCTCGGCCCGCTGTCCACGGGCCACCTCGAGCTGCGCAACCGCAACCCCGACGACAACCCGTCGGTGACGTTCAACTACTTCGCGCACCCGGAGGACCTCCGGCGCTGCGTGGCCGGCGTGTCGGTGATCGAGCGCGTCATCAGGTCCGAGGCCTTCGCCAACTTCACGTACCCGTACTTCTCCGTCGAGACGCTGCTCAATATGACGGCGGGGTTCCCCGTCAACCTCCGGCCACGGCACGACAACGACTCCACGTCGCTGGAGCAATTCTGCAAGGACACCGTCATGACCATCTGGCACTACCACGGCGGCTGCCAGGTGAACAGGGTCGTCGACGCCGAGTACCGCGTGATCGGCGTCGACGCGCTGCGCGTCATCGACGGCTCCACGTTCAACGCCTCGCCGGGAACCAATCCGCAGGCCACTGTCATGATGCTCGGCAG GTACATGGGAGTCAAAATCCAAAACGAGAGGTTGGGAAATGAAGGATTAGGAAGGAGAAATCTGTAA